Genomic window (Fluviispira vulneris):
TTTCTGGGGGAAGTGCAAATATTGTTGAATATGCTGGAAAGTCATTTGCAGTTATAAGAGTTAGCAAATTTGTGAAAAATAAAGCACATGAAATAGATGAAGTAGAACGCATTAAAGATTTTTTAGAAAAAGAAAGGAACAAGATTGATGGAGTTCTCTTTGACCTAAGTGGGGATTATAATTTTAACAATTATTTCTCTTATGCGACATCACCTGTTGCTTTGGCAAGTTTATTTACTACGCAAGATATCTCTTATCCAAATGTTATTTTAAGAGTTTCAGATTCAAATCGAGAGACATTGGCTAATAATCTTTTGCTTTACTCAAATTTAAATGAAAAATTAGATGCTTTTATTTTTGATAAAATTGGAAAATTTTTAAAAGATGAGACTTATAAAGAACAAATTAAAAATCGCTCATTATTTACCAATCCATTTAATTTATTTGATGCAAATCATGATGATATCTACAAAAAATATTCAAAAAAAATTATAACTAAAGGCATTCTCACTGACAAGCCCATAGCAATTTTTGCAAATAGTGACTGCAGTTATGCTTGTAATACATTTGTTTCATTTATGAAAGATTATAAGATTGCAAAAATATATGGGACAAGCAAACAAATAGGTGGAAGAGACATAAATATTTTCTCTTGGAAAGATTTTGCATCAACAATCATTTCTCCTCGAGTAACAATAAAATCCCTTATCCCAAATGCCAAATCTTTGCCTAAAGGCAGTGATATTTCCTTTGCCTGGGGGCAAACAGTGCGGGAACATGCGAGCAGCAATGAAAAGTATTTAGGTGGTAATGGAGTCTTGGTTGATACAGTTTACTTAGAGAACCGCGATGACATTATAAATAATGATCGTAATATTTTTAATAAGATTTTTGCAGATATGGCAGATCCAGAGAATAGCAAAGGTTTTTATTTAAATCGTCCATAAGAAAAGAGATAGGGTTTGTGTTTAACCCTAGTCTTTATTTTTTAAATTTTCTCTTCCCTAAGTCTTACCCACAGACGCTATAAAAATAATTTCGTCAAATAGATCATCAAAACGTTCATCGTGACTGATAACAATTATAAACTTATCATCTGCAATGTTTTTAATTTCCGTCATAACGGCACTGGCACTGTCATTATCAAGACCAGCCGTGGGTTCATCAAAAATAAAAAGATGTTTGTTTTCTACAAATAATGTTCGCGCAATCGCAAGACGTCTTTTTTCACCGCCCGAAAGGTTTTTTCCAGCTTCAGATATATATTCATTTAAACGATTCTTTTTGCCTACTTGTGCTCCTTCCCAGAGAAATCTTTGTAATAATTGTGAAACTGCTTCTTTGTCTGTATTTTTATTTCCAAGACAAATATTGTCTATGATTGAATCATCAAAAAACAGAGGTTCTTGTTGAACTTGAATGGATAATGCTTGTAATTCAAGTGGTGTGATAATTTTATTATCACACCCAATACTTCCACTCGTTTGCTGGATAATTCCATTTAAGATTAAAGATAAAGTTGTTTTTCCGCTACCAGAAATCCCCTTGAGGCCGAGAATTTTTCCCCTTTGCTACTGGAAATTTATATTTTGAAAGTATGAATTGCTATGAGGAAATTTATAATCAAGATTCTTAATTTCTATTGAGTTTACGGTTTTAAACTTATTAAAAATAACTTTATTATTTGCTATTTCTAAATCCATGTTGAAATAACTATTTAATTTTTTAATAGCCGCGAAGCCAGGGTGGGTTTCTTGCAAATAAATGATGAGTTGCTTTGTGTTTTGTAGCATCATTGTGGCAAATGTGAGTATGGCAAAAAAGCTTCCGATGGACAGAGTGCCTTGTTGTATTCGGAAAATGTTATAAGCTAAGAGCAAAAGGGGGAAAAAAGAAGTTAATCCTCCAACAACTGCAAAAGAAAGTGAGCGGTAATGCATCATGTTATTTGCTGAGTCAATTGTTTTCTCAAATTTATTTATTGCAAGAGAGGTTGGGTAAATAATATTTGTTAATTTGATAAATATTTGATTCTCCATGCAACTTTGAAAAAATGTTTTTTCTTTTGCAGCATCTTCATAAAATATTTTTGTCGATTCACGGATTTCTTTCGCTAAAAAATAAGATGATAGGATAAAAAAAGGGATAAAGAAAATAATTGCGATAGCTATAAACTTATCTAATATTAAGAGTGCAATGAAGCAAAAAATAACAATTAAAATATTTTCAAAAACATTGATAAGTTTGTCAAAAAATATAGACAAGGCAATTTCGGTATTTTGATAGATTTCATGGGTAAGAGTAATGACTTTCCCAGCTAAGTTTGTATTGTATACAGATTTTAAATAATTTACTAAAATTTTTTTGCGATTTATTTTTAATAGATTTCGATATATTTTATATATGACTATTCCATGATAATATGAAATGATCCGTTCAAAGAGCAAAGCCGCACTTGCAATTAACAATAAAAATGGAATTTTTTGAGATTTTTCTGGAGCAATTGAAGCATCTATGATGTCTTTGGTTAATAATGGGAGAGGAAGAGTACTCGTTTTAAAAATAATAAAAAAAACCTTGATAAGATTATCAAGGTTTTTTTCAAAAATTATTTTTACTTAAGCATTGGACTGCGGAAGTAAAACATGGGAACAGTTTGGACAGAATTCAACGGACTTGCCGCGGGCAATGTTGTTGAGGATTTGCGGAGAGAGACCAATACGGCAATTCCCACAAGCTCTTTCAACCACACGGCAAATAGGGCCGTT
Coding sequences:
- a CDS encoding ABC transporter ATP-binding protein, which codes for MLFERIISYYHGIVIYKIYRNLLKINRKKILVNYLKSVYNTNLAGKVITLTHEIYQNTEIALSIFFDKLINVFENILIVIFCFIALLILDKFIAIAIIFFIPFFILSSYFLAKEIRESTKIFYEDAAKEKTFFQSCMENQIFIKLTNIIYPTSLAINKFEKTIDSANNMMHYRSLSFAVVGGLTSFFPLLLLAYNIFRIQQGTLSIGSFFAILTFATMMLQNTKQLIIYLQETHPGFAAIKKLNSYFNMDLEIANNKVIFNKFKTVNSIEIKNLDYKFPHSNSYFQNINFQ
- a CDS encoding ATP-binding cassette domain-containing protein codes for the protein MLGLKGISGSGKTTLSLILNGIIQQTSGSIGCDNKIITPLELQALSIQVQQEPLFFDDSIIDNICLGNKNTDKEAVSQLLQRFLWEGAQVGKKNRLNEYISEAGKNLSGGEKRRLAIARTLFVENKHLFIFDEPTAGLDNDSASAVMTEIKNIADDKFIIVISHDERFDDLFDEIIFIASVGKT